The Pseudoalteromonas translucida KMM 520 genome has a window encoding:
- a CDS encoding aldolase: MNEAQLRLQVVELARSMFERGYATGGAGNLSVKLSNGHFLTTPTGSSFGRLVAEELSVVDKDGKHLTGKPPSKEVSFHLAIYEKDPNCNAIVHLHSTYLTALSCLENLDPSNAIKAFTPYYVMRVGELPVVPYYRPGDPQIAKDLAKLAGKYRAFLLSNHGPIITGSDFLDAVDNAEELEETAKLAFLLQGKETRYLTDSEVTDLKGRGK; the protein is encoded by the coding sequence ATGAATGAAGCACAATTAAGGCTGCAAGTAGTAGAGCTTGCCCGTTCAATGTTTGAACGTGGGTATGCCACAGGTGGTGCCGGTAATCTTTCGGTAAAGCTGTCTAATGGCCATTTTTTAACAACCCCGACTGGATCTTCATTTGGTCGTTTGGTGGCCGAAGAGCTCTCTGTAGTTGATAAAGATGGAAAACACCTTACAGGTAAGCCGCCCTCTAAAGAGGTGTCTTTTCACTTAGCTATTTACGAAAAAGACCCTAACTGCAATGCAATTGTACACCTACATTCAACGTACTTAACCGCTTTATCTTGCCTTGAAAATTTAGATCCTAGCAATGCAATAAAGGCATTTACACCTTATTACGTAATGCGCGTTGGTGAGTTACCTGTGGTGCCTTATTACCGCCCGGGCGATCCGCAAATAGCTAAAGATTTAGCGAAATTAGCAGGAAAGTATCGGGCATTTTTACTCTCTAATCATGGCCCTATCATTACTGGTAGTGATTTTTTAGATGCAGTAGATAACGCAGAAGAATTAGAAGAAACCGCTAAGCTAGCATTTTTATTACAAGGTAAAGAAACACGTTACCTAACCGACTCAGAAGTAACTGATTTAAAAGGGAGAGGAAAATAA
- the otnK gene encoding 3-oxo-tetronate kinase translates to MLLGVIADDFTGATDIAGFLVEHGMRTVQLNDVPHSNTVVDADAVVVSLKTRSCPVEQAIEQSLAALKWLQQQGCQQFYFKYCSTFDSTAKGNIGPVTDALLAALGESFTIVCPALPVNGRTVFNGHLFVLGEPLNESGMRNHPVTPMTDSSLVRLMNSQSQGEAGLVNYQTIEQGAEAITHQFAELQSAGKRYAVVDAFNSAHLATLGQAAKSLKLVTGGSGLAAGIAKNWQQQLQDQGEAKKAGYPTKAATVILSGSCSLMTNKQVAAYKTKAPHFALDINHCLNLDNYSNQVFDWVINNLNTPFAPLIYATADVNALQATHKKYGADVSSQAVENLFSQLTIKLKEYGVRNFIVAGGETSGVVTQSLQLDGFHIGPQISQGVPWVKGINSDISLALKSGNFGSEPFFTQAQEYFK, encoded by the coding sequence ATGTTACTTGGTGTAATTGCAGACGACTTTACCGGAGCAACCGACATTGCTGGTTTCCTCGTTGAACATGGTATGCGTACGGTACAACTTAACGATGTACCTCACAGTAACACTGTGGTTGACGCGGATGCGGTTGTCGTAAGCCTTAAAACGCGCTCTTGTCCTGTAGAGCAAGCAATAGAGCAAAGCTTAGCCGCATTAAAATGGCTACAACAGCAAGGCTGTCAGCAGTTTTATTTCAAATATTGTTCAACCTTCGATAGTACGGCTAAAGGTAATATTGGCCCGGTAACCGACGCTTTATTAGCGGCACTCGGTGAGTCTTTCACTATTGTCTGCCCTGCTTTGCCAGTGAATGGCCGCACCGTATTTAACGGTCACTTATTTGTACTTGGCGAGCCGCTTAATGAATCGGGTATGCGTAATCACCCGGTAACGCCAATGACCGACTCAAGCTTGGTGCGCTTAATGAATAGCCAGTCGCAAGGAGAAGCCGGTTTAGTAAATTACCAAACCATTGAGCAAGGCGCTGAGGCCATTACTCATCAGTTTGCTGAGCTACAAAGTGCAGGTAAACGCTACGCTGTGGTTGATGCCTTTAATAGTGCACATTTAGCAACCCTAGGCCAAGCGGCTAAGTCGCTAAAATTAGTGACTGGCGGCTCTGGATTAGCAGCCGGCATTGCAAAAAACTGGCAGCAGCAACTACAAGATCAAGGCGAAGCCAAAAAAGCGGGCTACCCAACCAAAGCAGCCACCGTCATATTATCGGGTTCGTGCTCGTTAATGACCAATAAACAAGTTGCAGCTTATAAAACTAAAGCTCCTCACTTCGCGCTCGATATCAACCATTGCTTAAACTTAGATAATTATAGCAACCAAGTATTTGACTGGGTGATTAACAACTTAAATACCCCATTCGCCCCCTTAATTTATGCCACTGCCGATGTTAATGCATTACAAGCAACGCATAAAAAGTATGGTGCCGATGTTTCCAGCCAAGCAGTTGAAAACCTCTTTAGCCAATTAACCATTAAACTTAAAGAATATGGTGTGCGCAATTTTATTGTTGCCGGTGGCGAAACATCTGGCGTTGTTACCCAAAGTTTACAGCTTGATGGCTTTCATATAGGCCCTCAAATTAGCCAAGGTGTGCCATGGGTAAAGGGCATTAATAGCGATATTTCCTTGGCATTAAAATCTGGGAATTTTGGCTCTGAACCTTTCTTTACCCAAGCTCAGGAGTATTTTAAATGA